The following coding sequences lie in one Lolium perenne isolate Kyuss_39 chromosome 2, Kyuss_2.0, whole genome shotgun sequence genomic window:
- the LOC127329858 gene encoding transcription factor MUTE has product MSHIAVERNRRRQMNDHLKVLRALTPAFYIKRVDQASIIGGAIEFIKELHTVLEALEAKKKRRLCSPTPSPSPRSLLSCSTPTSAGVGSSSDVSPSSNGSNNSSSSALAPFSLGAVKELAACCNSAAADVEARISGANVMLRTLSGRIPGQAAKIVALLESLHLEVLQVNISTMDDTVLHSFVLKIGLECQLSVEDLAFEVQQTFLCYQEPDPNSDFSMCYPSMAI; this is encoded by the exons ATGTCGCACATCGCGGTGGAGCGGAACCGGCGGAGGCAGATGAACGACCACCTCAAGGTGCTCCGCGCCCTCACGCCGGCCTTCTACATCAAGCGCGTCGACCAGGCCTCCATCAtcggcggcgccatcgagttcatcaaggagctgcacaccgTGCTGGAGGCGCTCGAGGCCAAGAAGAAGCGCCGCCTCTGCAGCCCCACCCCGAGCCCCAGCCCGCGCTCCCTCCTCTCCTGCTCCACGCCCACCAGCGCCGGAGTCGGCTCCTCCTCCGACGTCTCCCCCAGCAGCAacggcagcaacaacagcagcagcTCCGCTCTCGCGCCCTTCAGCCTCGGCGCCGTCAAGGAGCTCGCCGCCTGCTGCAACTCCGCGGCCGCCGATGTCGAGGCCAGGATCTCCGGTGCCAACGTGATGCTCCGCACGCTCTCCGGGCGAATCCCCGGCCAGGCCGCCAAGATCGTCGCGCTGCTCGAGAGCCTCCACCTCGAGGTGCTCCAGGTCAACATCAGCACCATGGACGACACCGTCCTCCACTCCTTCGTCCTCAAG ATTGGGCTCGAGTGCCAGCTCAGCGTGGAGGATCTCGCCTTCGAGGTCCAGCAGACCTTCCTGTGCTACCAAGAGCCCGATCCTAATTCGGACTTCTCCATGTGCTACCCATCCATGGCGATATAG